The Streptococcus sp. VT 162 genome has a window encoding:
- a CDS encoding gamma-glutamyl kinase (catalyzes the formation of glutamate 5-phosphate from glutamate in proline biosynthesis), whose product MKYKRIVFKVGTSSLTNEDGSLSRSKVKAITQQLAMLHEAGHELILVSSGAVAAGFGALGFKKRPTKIADKQASAAVGQGLLLEEYTTNLLMRQIVSAQILLTQDDFVDKRRYKNAHQALSVLLHRGAIPIINENDSVVIDELKVGDNDTLSAQVAAMVQADLLVLLTDVDGLYTGNPNSDPTAKRLEKIETINREIIDMAGGAGSSNGTGGMLTKIKAATIATESGVPVYICSSMKSDALIEAAEETKDGSFFVAQEKGLRTQKQWLAFYAQSQGTIWVDGGAAEALSKNGKSLLLSGVVEVEGNFSYHDIVTVADKETGQSLGKGRVQFGVSALEDMLRSQKAKGVLIHRDDWISITPEIQLLFTEF is encoded by the coding sequence ATGAAGTACAAACGAATCGTCTTTAAGGTAGGGACTTCCTCCTTGACAAATGAAGACGGGAGTTTATCAAGGAGTAAAGTAAAGGCAATTACCCAGCAATTGGCTATGCTACATGAAGCTGGACATGAGTTGATTTTAGTGTCATCTGGGGCAGTTGCCGCTGGATTTGGAGCTTTGGGTTTTAAAAAACGTCCGACCAAGATTGCAGATAAACAAGCTTCGGCTGCAGTTGGTCAGGGACTTTTGTTGGAGGAATACACAACCAACCTCCTCATGCGCCAGATCGTTTCTGCACAAATCTTGCTGACACAGGATGATTTTGTAGATAAGCGTCGCTATAAGAATGCCCACCAGGCCTTGTCTGTATTGCTTCATCGTGGTGCAATCCCCATCATCAACGAGAATGACAGTGTCGTTATTGATGAGCTCAAGGTGGGTGATAATGACACTCTGAGTGCCCAGGTAGCGGCGATGGTCCAAGCAGACCTTTTAGTTCTCTTGACGGATGTGGACGGTCTCTATACCGGAAATCCCAACTCAGATCCAACAGCCAAACGTTTGGAGAAAATCGAGACTATCAATCGTGAGATTATTGATATGGCTGGTGGAGCAGGTTCGTCAAACGGTACTGGGGGTATGTTGACAAAAATCAAAGCTGCAACTATTGCGACGGAGTCAGGTGTGCCAGTCTATATCTGCTCTTCCATGAAATCTGATGCCTTGATTGAAGCAGCAGAGGAGACCAAGGATGGATCCTTCTTTGTTGCGCAAGAGAAGGGACTTCGTACCCAGAAACAATGGCTGGCCTTCTATGCTCAAAGTCAGGGAACGATTTGGGTAGATGGTGGAGCTGCAGAGGCACTTTCAAAAAACGGGAAAAGTCTCCTTTTATCGGGTGTGGTAGAAGTGGAAGGAAACTTCTCTTACCACGATATTGTAACAGTAGCAGATAAAGAAACAGGTCAATCTCTTGGAAAGGGACGTGTCCAATTTGGTGTCTCAGCCCTAGAAGATATGCTCCGTTCTCAAAAAGCTAAGGGAGTCTTGATTCACCGTGATGACTGGATTTCCATCACTCCTGAAATCCAGCTGCTCTTTACAGAATTTTAG
- a CDS encoding pseudouridine synthase: protein MEIKIETGGQRLDKALSDLTELSRSLANEQIKAGQVLVNGQVKKAKYTVQEGDIVTYHVPEPEVLEYVAEDIPLEIVYQDEDVAVVNKPQGMVVHPSAGHTSGTLVNALMYHIKDLSGINGVLRPGIVHRIDKDTSGLLMIAKNDEAHLALAQELKDKKSLRKYWAIVHGNLPNDRGVIEAPIGRSEKDRKKQAVTAKGKPAVTRFQVLERFGDYSLLELQLETGRTHQIRVHMAYIGHPVAGDEVYGPRKTLKGHGQFLHAKTLGFTHPRTGETLEFTADIPEIFKETLERLRKTENR, encoded by the coding sequence ATGGAAATAAAAATTGAAACTGGTGGGCAACGTCTAGACAAGGCTCTGTCAGACTTGACAGAATTGTCACGCAGTCTCGCGAATGAACAAATCAAGGCTGGACAAGTTTTGGTGAATGGGCAAGTAAAGAAAGCCAAATACACTGTCCAAGAGGGGGATATCGTCACCTACCATGTGCCAGAACCGGAGGTTTTAGAGTATGTGGCTGAGGATATTCCGCTAGAAATCGTCTACCAAGATGAGGATGTAGCCGTTGTTAACAAACCTCAAGGGATGGTGGTTCATCCCAGCGCCGGTCATACTAGCGGAACCTTGGTCAATGCCCTCATGTACCATATCAAGGACTTGTCAGGTATCAATGGGGTTCTCCGACCGGGTATTGTTCATCGCATAGACAAGGACACGTCTGGTCTCCTTATGATTGCTAAGAATGATGAGGCCCACTTAGCACTCGCTCAAGAACTCAAGGATAAGAAGTCTCTCCGCAAATACTGGGCGATTGTTCATGGCAATCTTCCCAATGATCGTGGTGTGATTGAAGCTCCGATTGGTCGTAGTGAAAAAGATCGTAAGAAACAGGCAGTGACTGCTAAAGGGAAGCCAGCAGTGACTCGTTTTCAAGTCTTGGAACGCTTTGGAGATTATAGTTTGCTAGAGTTGCAACTGGAAACAGGGCGTACTCACCAAATCCGTGTTCATATGGCTTATATTGGCCATCCAGTCGCTGGTGATGAAGTCTATGGTCCTCGTAAGACACTGAAGGGACATGGGCAATTTCTCCATGCTAAGACTCTAGGCTTTACTCATCCGAGAACAGGTGAAACCTTGGAGTTCACAGCAGATATTCCAGAGATTTTTAAAGAAACGCTGGAAAGATTGCGTAAAACTGAGAATAGATAA
- a CDS encoding peptidase → MKKRGIVAVIVLLLIGLDQLVKNYVVQQIPLGEVRSWIPNLVSLTYLQNRGAAFSMLQDQQWLFAVITLVVMVGAIWYLHKHMEDSLWLVFGLTLIIAGGLGNFIDRMSQGFVVDMFHLDFINFAIFNVADSYLTVGVIVLLIAMLKEEVNGNKN, encoded by the coding sequence ATGAAAAAAAGAGGAATAGTAGCAGTCATTGTACTGCTTTTGATTGGGCTGGATCAGTTGGTCAAAAATTATGTTGTCCAGCAGATTCCACTGGGTGAAGTTCGTTCGTGGATCCCCAATCTCGTTAGCTTGACCTATCTGCAAAATCGTGGGGCAGCCTTCTCCATGCTGCAAGATCAGCAGTGGTTATTTGCTGTCATTACACTGGTCGTCATGGTAGGTGCCATTTGGTATCTACATAAACACATGGAGGATTCTCTCTGGTTGGTTTTTGGACTGACCTTGATAATCGCGGGAGGTCTGGGCAACTTTATCGACAGAATGAGTCAAGGTTTTGTGGTGGATATGTTTCACCTAGACTTTATCAACTTTGCGATTTTCAATGTTGCTGACAGCTATTTGACAGTTGGTGTCATTGTTTTATTGATTGCAATGCTTAAAGAGGAAGTAAATGGAAATAAAAATTGA
- a CDS encoding LysR family transcriptional regulator — MNIQQLRYVVAIANSGTFREAAEKMYVSQPSLSISVRDLEKELGFKIFRRTSSGTFLTRRGMEFYEKAQELVKGFDVFQNQYANPEEEKDEFSIASQHYDFLPPTITAFSERYPDYKNFRIFESTTVQILDEVAQGHSEIGIIYLNNQNKKGIMQRVEKLGLEVIELIPFQTHIYLREGHPLAQKEELVMEDLADLPTVRFTQEKDEYLYYSENFVDTSASSQMFNVTDRATLNGILERTDAYATGSGFLDSDSVNGITVIRLKDNLDNRMVYVKREEVELSQAGTLFVEVMQEYFDQKRKS, encoded by the coding sequence ATGAACATTCAACAATTACGCTATGTTGTGGCTATTGCCAATAGTGGTACTTTCCGTGAAGCTGCTGAAAAGATGTATGTTAGTCAGCCGAGTCTGTCTATTTCTGTTCGCGATTTGGAAAAAGAGCTTGGTTTTAAGATTTTCCGTCGGACGAGTTCGGGAACGTTTTTGACTCGTCGTGGTATGGAATTTTATGAGAAAGCGCAAGAATTGGTCAAAGGCTTCGATGTTTTTCAAAATCAGTATGCCAATCCTGAGGAAGAAAAGGATGAATTTTCCATTGCCAGCCAGCACTATGACTTCTTGCCACCAACGATTACGGCCTTTTCAGAGCGTTATCCTGATTATAAGAACTTTCGTATTTTTGAGTCTACCACAGTTCAAATATTAGACGAAGTAGCCCAAGGACACAGTGAGATTGGGATTATCTACCTCAACAATCAAAATAAAAAGGGCATCATGCAACGGGTTGAAAAGCTTGGTTTAGAAGTTATTGAACTAATTCCTTTCCAGACTCACATTTATCTTCGTGAAGGGCATCCTTTAGCACAGAAAGAGGAATTGGTCATGGAGGACCTAGCGGATTTACCAACGGTTCGGTTTACTCAGGAAAAGGATGAGTATCTATACTATTCAGAGAACTTTGTCGACACCAGCGCGAGCTCGCAGATGTTCAATGTGACCGACCGTGCTACTTTGAATGGTATTTTGGAGCGGACAGATGCCTATGCGACTGGATCTGGATTTTTAGATAGTGACAGTGTTAATGGCATCACAGTCATTCGTCTCAAGGATAATCTAGATAATCGCATGGTCTACGTCAAACGGGAAGAGGTGGAGCTTAGCCAAGCTGGGACTCTTTTCGTTGAGGTTATGCAAGAATATTTTGATCAAAAGAGGAAATCATGA
- a CDS encoding 50S ribosomal protein L27: MLKMTLNNLQLFAHKKGGGSTSNGRDSQAKRLGAKAADGQTVTGGSILYRQRGTHIYPGVNVGRGGDDTLFAKVEGVVRFERKGRDKKQVSVYPIAK; this comes from the coding sequence ATGTTAAAAATGACTCTTAACAACTTGCAACTTTTCGCCCACAAAAAAGGTGGAGGTTCTACATCAAACGGACGCGATTCACAAGCGAAACGTCTTGGAGCTAAAGCAGCTGATGGACAAACTGTAACAGGTGGATCAATCCTTTACCGTCAACGTGGTACACACATCTATCCAGGTGTAAACGTTGGACGTGGTGGAGACGATACTTTGTTCGCTAAAGTTGAAGGCGTAGTACGCTTTGAACGTAAAGGTCGCGATAAGAAACAAGTTTCTGTTTACCCAATCGCAAAATAA
- a CDS encoding 50S ribosomal protein L21: MSTYAIIKTGGKQVKVEVGQAVYVEKLNVEAGQEVTFNEVVLVGGENTVVGTPLVAGATVVGTVEKQGKQKKVVTYKYKPKKGSHRKQGHRQPYTKVVINAINA, from the coding sequence ATGAGCACATACGCAATTATCAAAACTGGCGGAAAACAAGTTAAAGTTGAAGTTGGTCAAGCAGTTTACGTTGAAAAATTGAACGTCGAAGCTGGTCAAGAAGTTACTTTTAACGAAGTTGTTCTTGTTGGTGGTGAAAACACTGTTGTCGGAACTCCACTAGTTGCTGGAGCTACTGTAGTTGGAACTGTTGAAAAACAAGGAAAACAAAAGAAAGTTGTTACTTACAAGTACAAACCTAAAAAAGGTAGCCACCGTAAACAAGGTCACCGTCAACCATATACAAAAGTTGTCATCAACGCGATCAACGCTTAA
- a CDS encoding membrane protein: MRLLPIRKISRQSKRLALFLTFCAGYVDAYTFIVRGNTLVAGQTGNVVFLSVGLIQQNVSDASAKVMTLLFFMMGVFFLTLYKEKLRIVKKPILSLIPLAVLSIIIGFVPLSVDNIYLVPPLAFCMGLVTTAFGEVSGIAYNNAFMTGNIKRTMLAFGDYFRTKHTPFLREGLIFVSLLTSFVLGVVFSAYLTVFYHEKTILGVPLMMSIFYFSMLFASWRKKGKEKA, translated from the coding sequence ATGAGATTATTACCAATAAGAAAAATATCACGTCAGTCTAAGAGACTAGCGCTTTTTTTGACTTTTTGCGCAGGGTATGTCGATGCTTATACCTTTATCGTGCGAGGGAACACCCTTGTCGCTGGACAGACTGGGAATGTCGTTTTTCTTTCTGTAGGACTCATTCAACAAAATGTATCGGATGCCAGTGCTAAAGTAATGACCTTGCTTTTCTTTATGATGGGTGTCTTTTTTCTGACATTGTATAAGGAAAAACTACGAATTGTTAAAAAGCCGATTTTGTCCTTGATTCCACTTGCAGTCTTATCCATAATCATTGGCTTTGTTCCCTTGTCAGTTGACAATATCTACCTCGTTCCACCGTTGGCCTTCTGTATGGGCTTGGTGACAACAGCCTTTGGAGAAGTGTCGGGGATTGCCTATAATAATGCCTTTATGACAGGGAATATTAAACGAACCATGTTGGCTTTTGGGGATTATTTCCGGACCAAGCATACGCCTTTTCTACGAGAAGGCTTGATTTTCGTTAGTCTACTGACCAGCTTTGTTCTGGGAGTTGTTTTTTCAGCCTATTTGACGGTTTTTTATCATGAAAAGACGATTCTAGGTGTTCCTCTTATGATGAGTATCTTTTACTTCAGTATGCTTTTTGCTTCTTGGAGAAAAAAAGGGAAAGAAAAAGCTTAA
- a CDS encoding dehydrogenase: protein MLKLGVIGTSAISHHFIETAHASGQYQLVAVYSRKRETAATFASRYENIQLFDQLEDFFKSSFDVVYIASPNSLHFVQARAALSAGKHVILEKPAVTQPQEWLNLRQTAKKNHCFIFEAARNYHEKAFTTIKNFLADKQVLGADFNYAKYSSKMPNLLDGQTPNVFSDCFAGGALMDLGIYPLYAAVRLFGKAQDAIYQAQQLDNSIDLNGDGILFYPDFQVHIKAGKNITSNLPCEIYTADGTLTLNTIEHVRSAIFSDHQGNQVQLPIQQATHTMTEEVAAFAHMIQQPDQTIYQTWLDDASSIHELLYTMRQTAGIRFEAEK from the coding sequence ATGCTTAAACTAGGTGTCATCGGAACAAGCGCTATCAGCCATCATTTCATAGAGACAGCCCATGCCAGTGGCCAATACCAGTTGGTTGCTGTCTACTCTAGAAAACGAGAAACTGCCGCAACCTTTGCTTCTCGCTATGAAAATATCCAACTCTTTGATCAATTAGAAGACTTCTTTAAGTCTTCCTTTGATGTAGTCTATATCGCCAGTCCAAACTCCTTGCATTTTGTTCAAGCCAGGGCTGCCTTGTCTGCTGGTAAGCACGTCATTCTTGAAAAGCCAGCTGTCACTCAGCCACAAGAATGGCTGAATTTGAGACAGACAGCTAAGAAAAATCACTGTTTTATATTTGAGGCAGCTCGTAATTACCACGAGAAAGCTTTTACCACTATCAAAAACTTTTTAGCAGACAAGCAAGTGTTGGGAGCTGATTTCAATTATGCTAAGTATTCATCCAAGATGCCGAACTTGTTAGATGGGCAGACGCCAAATGTCTTTTCAGATTGTTTTGCTGGTGGAGCCCTTATGGACTTGGGGATTTATCCTCTCTATGCTGCCGTTCGCCTCTTTGGAAAGGCTCAAGACGCGATTTATCAAGCTCAACAGCTTGACAATAGCATTGACCTAAATGGAGACGGTATCCTCTTCTACCCTGACTTTCAAGTTCATATCAAAGCTGGGAAAAACATCACTTCCAATCTTCCTTGTGAGATTTACACAGCAGATGGAACCTTGACCCTTAACACGATTGAACATGTCCGCTCAGCTATTTTTAGCGACCACCAAGGAAATCAAGTTCAACTCCCTATCCAACAGGCTACTCATACGATGACTGAGGAAGTTGCTGCGTTTGCTCATATGATCCAGCAACCAGACCAGACGATCTACCAGACTTGGCTGGATGATGCAAGCTCTATTCATGAGCTACTATATACTATGCGCCAGACTGCTGGCATTAGATTTGAGGCAGAAAAATGA
- a CDS encoding RNA helicase, whose amino-acid sequence MKTKLPTEWQELSDQLGFQEFTPIQTQLFEPLLAGENLLGVSPTGTGKTLAYLLPSLLRLQKKKAQQLLILAPNTELAGQIFDVCKTWSEAIGLTAQLFLSGSSQKRQIERLKKGPEILIGTPGRIFELIKLKKIKMMNVETIILDEFDQLLDDSQIHFVEKITHYAPRDHQLIYMSATTKFDQEKIAPNTHTIDLSDQKLDNIQHFYMQVDQRHRVDMLRKLAHVEDFRGLVFFNSLSDLGSAEEKLQYRDVLAVSLASDVNVKFRKVILEKFKDKQLTLLLATDLLARGIDIDSLECVVNFDVPRDMETYTHRAGRTGRMGKEGYVVTLVTHPEELKKLKKFASVREIVLKNQELYIK is encoded by the coding sequence ATGAAAACCAAACTACCGACTGAATGGCAGGAATTGAGTGACCAACTCGGTTTCCAAGAATTTACCCCCATTCAAACTCAACTATTTGAGCCCCTTCTTGCTGGAGAAAACCTCCTAGGAGTGAGCCCAACAGGAACTGGTAAGACCCTAGCTTACCTCCTACCAAGCCTTCTCAGACTACAAAAGAAAAAAGCCCAGCAACTCTTGATTCTAGCACCAAATACGGAACTTGCTGGACAGATTTTTGATGTATGTAAAACGTGGTCAGAGGCTATCGGCTTAACTGCTCAGCTCTTCTTATCAGGTTCGAGTCAGAAACGCCAGATTGAACGACTCAAAAAAGGACCAGAAATTCTAATCGGTACTCCTGGCCGTATCTTTGAGTTGATTAAATTGAAAAAAATCAAGATGATGAATGTGGAAACCATCATCCTGGATGAATTTGACCAATTGCTAGATGATTCTCAGATTCACTTTGTCGAGAAAATCACTCACTACGCACCTCGTGACCACCAACTCATCTACATGAGTGCGACGACCAAGTTTGACCAAGAAAAGATTGCGCCCAACACACATACCATTGATCTCTCTGATCAAAAACTAGACAACATTCAACATTTCTATATGCAGGTAGACCAACGTCACCGCGTTGATATGCTGCGAAAACTAGCTCATGTTGAGGATTTCCGTGGTCTGGTCTTCTTTAACAGCTTATCAGACCTTGGAAGTGCTGAGGAAAAATTACAGTATCGAGATGTCTTGGCCGTTTCCCTCGCTAGTGATGTCAATGTTAAGTTTAGAAAAGTTATCTTAGAAAAGTTTAAGGACAAGCAGCTAACCCTGCTCCTTGCAACTGACCTTCTGGCTCGTGGAATTGACATTGATAGCCTAGAATGCGTCGTAAATTTTGATGTTCCTAGAGATATGGAAACCTATACCCACCGTGCTGGCCGTACAGGTCGCATGGGAAAAGAAGGCTATGTTGTTACTCTCGTAACCCATCCTGAAGAACTTAAAAAACTCAAGAAATTCGCAAGTGTGCGTGAAATTGTCCTGAAAAATCAAGAACTCTATATTAAATAA
- a CDS encoding 50S ribosomal protein L19 has protein sequence MRNTIQFDEQLEVIDQLYDVEVHEKGDYSYLLFYNEEKEKVVLKFHEEELVMTRFSNPKTIMKFLKESDSLAYIPTPMGMQEFIIQTSHYKLDGQKIELAYQLQNQEGHHFASYQLEITWG, from the coding sequence ATGCGAAATACGATTCAGTTTGATGAGCAGTTGGAAGTGATTGACCAGCTTTATGACGTTGAAGTGCATGAAAAAGGGGATTATAGCTATCTGCTTTTTTATAATGAGGAAAAAGAAAAAGTGGTTCTCAAGTTTCATGAAGAAGAACTGGTGATGACCCGTTTTTCCAATCCGAAGACCATTATGAAATTTCTAAAGGAGAGTGATAGTTTAGCCTATATTCCGACTCCAATGGGGATGCAGGAGTTTATCATTCAAACGAGTCACTACAAACTGGATGGGCAAAAGATTGAGCTAGCCTATCAACTGCAAAACCAAGAGGGACACCACTTTGCCAGCTATCAATTAGAAATTACTTGGGGATAA
- a CDS encoding phosphohydrolase, whose product MNEKVFRDPVHNYIHVNNQVIYDLINTKEFQRLRRIKQLGTSSYTFHGGEHSRFSHCLGVYEIARRITEIFEEKYPEEWDPAESLLTMTAALLHDLGHGAYSHTFEHLFDTDHEAITQEIIQSPETEIHQVLLQVAPDFPEKVASVIDHTYPNKQVVQLISSQIDADRMDYLLRDSYFTGASYGEFDLTRILRVIRPVENGIAFQRNGMHAIEDYVLSRYQMYMQVYFHPATRAMEVLLQNLLKRAKELYSEDKDFFARTSPHLLPFFEKKVTLSDYLALDDGVMNTYFQLWMTSPDKILADLSQRFVNRKVFKSITFSEKDQDQLATMRQLVEEIGFDPDYYTAIHKNFDLPYDIYRPESENPRTQIEILQKNGELAELSSLSPIVQSLAGSRHGDNRFYFPKEMLDQNSIFASITQQFLHLIENDHFTPNKN is encoded by the coding sequence ATGAACGAAAAAGTATTCCGTGACCCAGTTCACAACTATATCCATGTCAATAATCAAGTCATCTATGACTTGATCAATACAAAAGAATTTCAACGTCTGCGTCGTATCAAACAGCTAGGAACTTCCAGCTATACCTTTCATGGTGGGGAGCACAGTCGCTTTTCCCACTGTTTGGGGGTCTATGAGATTGCACGACGTATCACAGAGATTTTTGAAGAAAAATATCCTGAAGAATGGGATCCTGCTGAGTCTCTCTTGACCATGACCGCTGCGCTCCTTCATGACCTTGGGCATGGTGCCTACTCCCATACTTTTGAACATCTCTTTGATACAGATCATGAAGCTATTACCCAGGAAATCATCCAAAGTCCTGAGACAGAGATTCACCAAGTCCTGCTACAAGTAGCACCAGATTTCCCAGAAAAGGTAGCCAGTGTCATCGACCATACCTATCCTAACAAGCAGGTGGTGCAACTCATTTCCAGTCAGATTGATGCGGACCGTATGGACTATCTCTTGCGCGACTCCTATTTTACAGGAGCATCTTATGGGGAATTTGACCTGACTCGCATTCTCCGAGTCATCCGTCCTGTCGAAAATGGGATCGCCTTTCAGCGCAATGGCATGCACGCCATCGAAGACTATGTTCTCAGTCGCTACCAGATGTATATGCAGGTTTATTTCCACCCAGCAACACGGGCCATGGAAGTTCTACTACAAAATCTCCTCAAACGCGCCAAGGAACTCTATTCTGAGGATAAGGATTTCTTTGCACGAACTTCTCCTCATTTGCTACCTTTTTTTGAAAAGAAAGTTACTCTATCTGACTATCTGGCACTTGATGACGGCGTGATGAATACCTACTTCCAACTCTGGATGACCAGTCCTGACAAGATACTAGCCGACTTGTCGCAACGTTTTGTCAACCGCAAGGTCTTTAAATCCATTACTTTTTCAGAAAAAGACCAAGACCAACTCGCAACCATGAGACAACTGGTTGAAGAAATCGGTTTTGATCCAGACTACTATACAGCCATTCATAAGAACTTTGACCTCCCTTATGATATCTATCGTCCCGAATCTGAAAATCCACGGACTCAGATTGAGATTCTACAAAAAAATGGAGAACTGGCAGAACTCTCTAGCCTGTCCCCTATCGTCCAATCCCTTGCTGGCAGCCGCCATGGGGACAATCGTTTCTATTTTCCTAAAGAAATGTTGGACCAAAACAGTATCTTCGCAAGCATTACCCAGCAATTTTTACACTTGATTGAGAACGATCATTTTACCCCAAATAAGAACTAG
- a CDS encoding sugar phosphatase (YidA; catalyzes the dephosphorylation of erythrose 4-phosphate (preferred substrate), mannose 1-phosphate and p-nitrophenyl phosphate; hydrolyzes the alpha-D-glucose-1-phosphate but not the beta form; member of the haloacid dehalogenase-like hydrolases superfamily and Cof family of proteins): MSIKLIAVDIDGTLVNSQKEITPEVFSAIQDAKQAGVKVVIATGRPIAGVAKLLDDLQLRDEGDYVVTFNGALVQETATGHEIISESLTYEDYLDMEFLSRKLGVHMHAITKDGIYTANRNIGKYTVHESTLVSMPIFYRTPEEMAGKEIVKCMFIDEPEILDAAIEKIPAEFYELYSINKSAPFYLELLKKNVDKGSAITHLAEKLGLTKDETMAIGDEENDRAMLEVVGNPVVMENGNPELKKIAKYITKTNDESGVAHAIRTWVLYNS, translated from the coding sequence ATGAGTATTAAACTAATCGCCGTCGATATCGACGGTACCCTAGTCAACAGTCAAAAGGAAATCACTCCGGAAGTCTTTTCCGCCATCCAAGATGCCAAACAAGCTGGTGTCAAAGTCGTGATTGCAACGGGTCGTCCCATCGCAGGTGTTGCCAAACTTCTGGATGACTTGCAGTTGAGAGACGAGGGTGACTATGTGGTAACCTTCAACGGCGCCCTTGTCCAAGAGACTGCTACTGGTCATGAGATTATCAGCGAATCCTTGACCTATGAGGACTATCTGGATATGGAATTTCTCAGTCGCAAACTTGGTGTCCACATGCACGCCATTACCAAGGACGGTATCTACACGGCCAATCGCAATATTGGAAAATACACGGTGCACGAATCAACCCTCGTCAGCATGCCTATCTTCTACCGCACCCCTGAAGAAATGGCTGGCAAGGAAATCGTCAAGTGTATGTTTATCGATGAACCTGAAATACTCGATGCGGCTATTGAAAAAATCCCAGCAGAATTTTACGAACTATACTCCATCAACAAATCTGCTCCCTTCTACCTCGAACTCCTTAAAAAGAATGTAGACAAGGGTTCAGCTATTACTCACCTAGCTGAAAAACTCGGATTGACCAAAGATGAAACCATGGCGATCGGGGACGAAGAAAATGACCGTGCCATGCTCGAAGTCGTTGGTAATCCCGTTGTTATGGAAAATGGAAATCCAGAACTCAAAAAAATCGCCAAATACATTACCAAAACAAATGATGAATCTGGCGTTGCCCATGCTATTCGTACCTGGGTATTGTACAATTCTTAA